The Ipomoea triloba cultivar NCNSP0323 chromosome 13, ASM357664v1 genomic interval NNNNNNNNNNNNNNNNNNNNNNNNNNNNNNNNNNNNNNNNNNNNNNNNNNNNNNNNNNNNNNNNNNNNNNNNNNNNNNNNNNNNNNNNNNNNNNNNNNNNNNNNNNNNNNNNNNNNNNNNNNNNNNNNNNNNNNNNNNNNNNNNNNNNNNNNNNNNNNNNNNNNNNNNNNNNNNNNNNNNNNNNNNNNNNNNNNNNNNNNNNNNNNNNNNNNNNNNNNNNNNNNNNNNNNNNNNNNNNNNNNNNNNNNNNNNNNNNNNNNNNNNNNNNNNNNNNNNNNNNNNNNNNNNNNNNNNNNNNNNNNNNNNNNNNNNNNNNNNNNNNNNNNNNNNNNNNNNNNNNNNNNNNNNNNNNNNNNNNNNNNNNNNNNNNNNNNNNNNNNNNNNNNNNNNNNNNNNNNNNNNNNNNNNNNNNNNNNNNNNNNNNNNNNNNNNNNNNNNNNNNNNNNNNNNNNNNNNNNNNNNNNNNNNNNNNNNNNNNNNNNNNNNNNNNNNNNNNNNNNNNNNNNNNNNNNNNNNNNNNNNNNNNNNNNNNNNNNNNNNNNNNNNNNNNNNNNNNNNNNNNNNNNNNNNNNNNNNNNNNNNNNNNNNNNNNNNNNNNNNNNNNNNNNNNNNNNNNNNNNNNNNNNNNNNNNNNNNNNNNNNNNNNNNNNNNNNNNNNNNNNNNNNNNNNNNNNNNNNNNNNNNNNNNNNNNNNNNNNNNNNNNNNNNNNNNNNNNNNNNNNNNNNNNNNNNNNNNNNNNNNNNNNNNNNNNNNNNNNNNNNNNNNNNNNNNNNNNNNNNNNNNNNNNNNNNNNNNNNNNNNNNNNNNNNNNNNNNNNNNNNNNNNNNNNNNNNNNNNNNNNNNNNNNNNNNNNNNNNNNNNNNNNNNNNNNNNNNNNNNNNNNNNNNNNNNNNNNNNNNNNNNNNNNNNNNNNNNNNNNNNNNNNNNNNNNNNNNNNNNNNNNNNNNNNNNNNNNNNNNNNNNNNNNNNNNNNNNNNNNNNNNNNNNNNNNNNNNNNNNNNNNNNNNNNNNNNNNNNNNGTTTATACTATTGAATTTCAGAAGCGTGGATTACCACACGCTCACATTCTAATATTCCTACAAAGATTGGTAATACCCTTTACATCAGAAACTATGGATAATTTCATTTCTGCAGAAATTCCTGACAAAGAATTAGACACTGATTACTACCAAGCTGTTCAAGAATTTATGATTCACGGTCCATGTGGAATAGAAAAGCCCAAATCTCCGTGCATGGTGAACAACAGGTGTTCAAAACACTTCCCAAAGAAATTTGTTGATGTATCCACTTGGGATGATGAGGGTATCCAATATACAAGCGTCGTGACAATGGAAAAACTGTGGAAAAGAATGGTGTGCAATTGGATAGCAGATAAGTCGTACCACATAATAGATACTTGCTTCTCAAATATAAAGCCCACATCAACGTAGAATGGTGTAACCAATCTATGTCAATCAAGTATCTATTTAAGTATGTGAACAAAGGTAATGATAGGGTCACAGCGGAATTCTACAGGAGCACCACTGATGAGCGGTCAAATGAGGTTGTAGATGAGATCAGCATGTATTATGATTGCAGGTATGTTTCTGCCAGCGAGGCAGCTTGGAGACTTCTTAGCTTTGATGTCCAATTTAGGCATCCTCCTGTGGAAAGATTAAGTTTTCATCTTCCAGATTGCCAATCAGTTGTGTTTGAGGATGATGACCGTATAGAAAATGTACTTAATCGACTGACAGTAAATCAAAGCATGTTCACTGCATGGTTTGATGCTAACAAGAAATATGATTCTGCTAAGTCCTTGCCTTATATTGACATGCCAACCAAGTTTGTGTGGAAGAAGGATATTAGAGAGTGTCATCCAAGGCAGAAAGGGTTCGCCATTGGACGGATTTTTTACGTACCTCCTGGAAGTGGTGAAATATATTACTTGAGATGTCTCCTAAATGTAGTTCGAGGTCCTACAAATTTTGAAGACATCAAGTCATATAAGGGTGTAATATATCCAACTTTTCGAGATGCCTGCTATGCAAGAGGGTTGTTAGATGATGATAAAGAGTACATTGATGCAATTAATGAAGCAAGTCAGTGGTCTACTGCTGCATCAGTGagaaaattatttgttatattacTTACCTCAAACTTGGTTAATCGCCCGGAAAATGTTTGGAATGAAGTCTGGCATCACCTATCAGAGGATGTACAATACAACAGACGTAGAGTGTTGCAAGAAAGAGGTATGTGAAAAGGTTATTTAATATTCTCTTTATgttgtataattttttgaaattatttttgtgacatttttttttacagattCAGAGTTGTGTTTATCTGATGATGACAAGAAGAATTCGGTGCTGATTGAAATTGAGCGATTATTACAGTTGTACAACAAGACCTTGAGCGATTATCCTCAAATGCCAATTCCAAACTATGATTCAGAATGGCGATGTGATAATCGGCTGTTGTTTGCTGAGCTCAATTATGATCGTGTTGCATTAAGAGATGAGAGTGAGTTGATGGAAAAGCAATTGACTGATGAGCAAACCGTTGTATACGATACTATTCTACATGAtatacaacaataaaatgggGGCCTCTACTTCGTATATGGATACGGTGGTACAGGGAAAACATTTGTTTGGAAGGCATTATCAGCAAAAATACGGTCACAGGGTGATATTGTCATCAATGTTGCATCTAGCGGTATTGCATCTTTGCTTCTGCCAGGAGGTCGAACTGCACATTCAAGATTCGCAATACCAATTGGTGTTACCGAAGATTCCACATGCAACATCACTCAGGGCAGCCACCTTGCCGAATTAATTATCAAGTGCAAACttataatatgggatgaagcaccaatgatgcacaaacactGCTTCGAGGCACTTGATAGGACATTGCGTGATCTCTTGCGGTTCAGTGATCCTCATAGTAACAAAAAAACCTTTGGTGGCAAGACTGTGGTTTTGGGCGGTGATTTTAGACAAATTTTGCCAGTCGTCCCTAAAGGTTCGAGGCAAGATATTGTTTCAGCTTCAATCAACTCTTCGTATCTGTGGGAGTCGTGTCAAGTTCTTAGGTTAACAAAGAATCTAAGACTGAACAATAGGGAACCAGGAGTGGATATGCAAAAGGTTGAACAATTTGCGTCATGGTTAGCTGCTATCGGAGATGGGACAATGGGGGGGCCTAATGATGGTTATGCAAATGTCCAAATCCCTAATGAAATGTTGTTGCCATCCCCTGGTGATCACATAGCCACAATTGTTGATAGCATATTCCCAATGTTCAAGGAGGGTTGTTGTCAGCAAAAATACATGGAAAGTCGTGCAATTTTGGCTCCAACACTAGATGTGGTCAATGCAATCAATGAGTATATGACTGATTTGCATGTTGCTGAAAGCAAGACCTATCTAAGTTGCGACACCGTCTGCAAATCTGATTCAAGTGATGGTATTCTAAATGATATGCATACTCCTGAATTTCTAAATGGGTTAAAAGCTTCTGGAATCCCTAACCATGCTTTAACTTTAAAGGTTGGCTCTCCGGTGATGTTATTGAGAAACATATATCACTCGATGGGACTGTGCAATGGTACAAGACTGATCATTACCAGGTTATCTGATCATGTTGTGGAAGCAAAGATTGTAACTGGAAACAATGTGGACAAAATTGTCTTGATTCCACGGATGTCAATGACCCCTACTGATACAAGATTGCCTTTTAAATTCCAAAGAAGGTAATTTCCATTAATGCTCTCATAcgcaatgactatcaacaagAGTCAAGGTCAAACTTTGACGCATGTAGGGTTACTGTTAAGGAAACCGGTATTTGTTCATGGACAACTATACGTTGCTGCTTCAAGGATTAGCAACCCTAAAGGTTTAAAAATTCTAATAGCGAACGAAGAAGGAGAGAGTAATAAttctactaccaatgttgtgtaccatgaagtttttaataatttttaaattattattgttaataatatatttgttgaattttcATGTAGTTCCACAATCGTACCTAAGTAGAATTCAGCACAATGTTAGCCAAATGCttttagtaaatttttattCTCTACCATGATgtttttaataacatttaaGTTCCTAAtcttaaaatattcattttctgTTTAATAAATAGCATTAATCtcatccgtgcatcgcacgggtataaTACTAGTTAATATCAATACTGCCATTCATTCTACATTTCTACCACCAAAAGCCCAAAAGAAATACACAAATCATAAAATACCATAGCCCTAAGCCCAAAAGAAATACACAAATCATAAAATACCATAGCCCTAAACCGTAAAGAAATACACAAATCATAAAATACCATAGCCCTAAACCGTAATCCTTATTTCCTTACAACCACAGACGGTTCCCTAAACCGTAATCCTTATTTCCTTACAACCACAGACGGTTTTCCCCTTCTCCCACGTCTCTCACCGCCTCTGTACCTCCGCTCTCGCTCCTCATTCCTCACACCGTCATCGACTCTGCGGCTCTGCGAACCCCACCTCAGCTTTACCCTTCAGCCACTCAGCTTTGCTTCATTAAGTCACCGTAAGGCCcaaagtaatttttatttttttacatattaaaattaaaatggattTCATACACTGCCATTGTTGCGACTCTCTGGATTTCATACattaaatttttacatatttcaTACAAAAAACTCACTGACACTTGttgttaatgtttgaaatttttgAGAAATGACCAATGTTTGAAATATTTGAGAAATTAATTCTGGAGTCTGGACAgtgtttgaaaattattgtgtctcaaatttttaagtttgctcattaatattttatgtaaatttttgagaaataaCCAATGGAGTTTCAATTGTGTAAATTTTAAAACAGTGTTACTGCATTGGTACCATTGATTCGGTTTTTGGGTAGGTTATGTAACCGCCGTTAGCTCACCCCTAATTCACtcattcacaatttcacattcattatttcattttctcacAGCTCACTGTCGTCTGCCTCACTTTATCTTCCCGCTTCAGAGCCAGAGACCACTTCTCGCATCAGCCGCCGCTCTCCTTCCACTTCAACAGTTTTGTCGGTGCCGTGTAAACGTGCTGCTCTCGGCAGGGGGTAACTGGGTAAGTTCCAGCCTTCCAGGCCTCCAATCTCCTCCATTTACTTGAGGTTTTTTTTGGTACCGGTACTACTGTTTTCTCAGGCTAAACTGCCTGTGGGTACCAGAGTCTtgcttgaaaattttgaatgcTTTAAACTGTGAATGTGTATTTTGTAATctgtaataaaaaattttgtattaaactATAATTCTGTGCTTTCTGAGTTTTTAGAGATTTGGGTATTAACTATTAAGCTCTGGAAATGGTTGAAGTTTGTTAGGAAGTTGTAGTGGGTgttttaacaatttaacatCATGTTTTGGAGTAGCCCACGCCAAGTTACTAAGCTGCAAATGAAGTGCATAAAGAGTTCTTATTTTTTGCCAAGAGAGTCACAAACCAGAAACACTCTAGGCCATAAAGCTCTCAGAACAAGTAATGTCAAATGTACACATACTTAACCATAAAGAATATTGTTTCCTAGAACCACAAAACTAGTATAGAGCTGTGAGAACACTTCTGCTCAAATGTAGTTAAAACTAGAATAATACTGCACTTGCTACTACTAGAATAAAATGGACATGATGATTTGAAGttaaattaattactccgtattaaactTTAACTAGTTAACTTATTTTGGATAAAAAATTGTTCTTAGAAATATATTTGCAATTGATACTacttgatttaaattttaatgtgctcaaCACTTCGGTTTTTAGTTTTAGTTCAAATGGTTCAGCCTGCTTGATAAGCTCGACAATCCGAGTattagggttagggctaaccTGAAcccgaaaataaaataataaaataattgataaGCCTGACAAGATTTAAAAAGGCGAAGGCGTGCCTTGAGACGATTTGTAATT includes:
- the LOC116001263 gene encoding uncharacterized protein LOC116001263 encodes the protein MSIKYLFKYVNKGNDRVTAEFYRSTTDERSNEVVDEISMYYDCRYVSASEAAWRLLSFDVQFRHPPVERLSFHLPDCQSVVFEDDDRIENVLNRLTVNQSMFTAWFDANKKYDSAKSLPYIDMPTKFVWKKDIRECHPRQKGFAIGRIFYVPPGSGEIYYLRCLLNVVRGPTNFEDIKSYKGVIYPTFRDACYARGLLDDDKEYIDAINEASQWSTAASVRKLFVILLTSNLVNRPENVWNEVWHHLSEDVQYNRRRVLQERDSELCLSDDDKKNSVLIEIERLLQLYNKTLSDYPQMPIPNYDSEWRCDNRLLFAELNYDRVALRDERKTFVWKALSAKIRSQGDIVINVASSGIASLLLPGGRTAHSRFAIPIGVTEDSTCNITQGSHLAELIIKCKLIIWDEAPMMHKHCFEALDRTLRDLLRFSDPHSNKKTFGGKTVVLGGDFRQILPVVPKGSRQDIVSASINSSYLWESCQVLRLTKNLRLNNREPGVDMQKVEQFASWLAAIGDGTMGGPNDGYANVQIPNEMLLPSPGDHIATIVDSIFPMFKEGCCQQKYMESRAILAPTLDVVNAINEYMTDLHVAESKTYLSCDTVCKSDSSDGILNDMHTPEFLNGLKASGIPNHALTLKVGSPVMLLRNIYHSMGLCNGTRLIITRLSDHVVEAKIVTGNNVDKIVLIPRMSMTPTDTRLPFKFQRRRFSPSPTSLTASVPPLSLLIPHTVIDSAALRTPPQLYPSATQLCFIKSPSLSSASLYLPASEPETTSRISRRSPSTSTVLSVPCKRAALGRG